In one Drosophila gunungcola strain Sukarami chromosome 2R unlocalized genomic scaffold, Dgunungcola_SK_2 000004F, whole genome shotgun sequence genomic region, the following are encoded:
- the LOC128254337 gene encoding uncharacterized protein LOC128254337 produces the protein MFLNRFIKLVLLAGTFYLGKELGVWDDPEPVELKGSIPPPRLETEETVDTESSSEKKVDKKEKTEYQNTFFDDEDKRKLQRKKEDLEKKFCPRGSICEPPPKPLSESVGDALYDTWLALKKIPSYWSRAAENLGNTICRFFKGD, from the coding sequence ATGTTCCTCAACAGATTCATAAAGCTTGTGCTCTTAGCCGGGACATTTTACTTGGGCAAGGAACTCGGTGTCTGGGACGATCCAGAACCAGTCGAACTTAAGGGTAGTATTCCACCACCTAGACTTGAAACCGAAGAAACTGTTGATACGGAGAGTTCCAGCGAGAAAAAAGTAGACAAGAAGGAGAAAACTGAATATCAGAATACTTTCTTCGATGATGAGGACAAACGAAAGCTTCAACGCAAAAAAGAGGACTTGGAGAAAAAGTTTTGCCCCCGGGGAAGCATCTGTGAGCCTCCTCCAAAGCCCTTAAGCGAAAGTGTGGGCGATGCGCTCTATGACACTTGGCTGGCTCTCAAAAAGATCCCATCCTACTGGAGTCGAGCGGCTGAAAATCTGGGCAATACCATTTGCCGTTTCTTCAAGGGTGATTAG
- the LOC128254336 gene encoding uncharacterized protein LOC128254336 — MAYKLIVQWGALAGITMCQKEEKVLASENLGRKGFPILEESHGQFSFLAAHNCSLALQRGFYFSLRMPDWAKDFKQQTQKILAHGFEPLTMNSKSKDSKRSKYYGDHRSEHYDILFEDIPQEMQIPDPTKSRRPVRSPKIKDDFTCGKRVSP; from the coding sequence atggcctataaattaattgttcAATGGGGTGCCCTCGCGGGGATTACCATGTGCCAGAAAGAAGAGAAGGTGCTGGCCTCCGAGAATCTTGGCAGAAAGGGTTTTCCTATTTTAGAAGAAAGCCACGGCCAGTTCAGTTTCCTGGCTGCCCATAACTGCAGCTTGGCTCTTCAGCGAGGATTCTACTTCTCCCTTCGCATGCCAGACTGGGCAAAGGATTTCAAGCAACAGACCCAGAAGATTCTAGCCCATGGATTCGAGCCACTAACAATGAACTCCAAAAGTAAAGACTCAAAGCGGTCCAAGTACTATGGAGACCATCGTTCGGAGCATTATGACATACTTTTTGAAGATATTCCTCAAGAGATGCAAATTCCCGATCCAACAAAGTCCCGGCGCCCAGTGCGATCACCCAAGATCAAGGATGACTTTACATGCGGCAAAAGAGTGTCACCCTAG
- the LOC128254335 gene encoding uncharacterized protein LOC128254335, giving the protein MVVGLILRAGVVYAVVMATKNYGVWESPDRTQEVFDDTVEHIEPYADRALSKLNICPPRPPPEGEWTFFGIHYYNQFVKSVFDVLSVFPAGLAAFLEKVPGYVTAFIGSIQKYIKESQSKKKEITISKGQLDETPLVRPKGLVPPHCKDKNCPRAPLIPPECNRNRDSFIYEPRLPKKPPCECSKCKQRQAENLKDNERQCPRLPSNEKRCPCSEKPRPKARSEPIKSCKQCRKPPSETAG; this is encoded by the coding sequence ATGGTTGTGGGTCTGATTTTGCGGGCGGGCGTTGTCTACGCAGTGGTCATGGCCACCAAGAACTACGGCGTGTGGGAGTCTCCTGACAGGACGCAGGAAGTGTTCGACGACACTGTGGAACATATCGAACCATATGCCGATCGGGCGCTAAGCAAGCTGAATATCTGCCCTCCACGACCGCCGCCAGAGGGCGAATGGACGTTCTTTGGCATCCACTACTACAATCAGTTTGTTAAATCGGTCTTTGACGTCCTCAGTGTCTTTCCCGCTGGACTAGCAGCGTTCTTGGAGAAGGTCCCTGGCTATGTGACCGCGTTTATCGGGAGCATACAGAAGTACATCAAGGAGAGCCAGTCCAAGAAGAAGGAGATCACCATATCCAAGGGGCAGCTGGACGAGACGCCTCTGGTCAGACCAAAAGGACTGGTGCCGCCTCACTGCAAGGACAAGAACTGCCCGAGGGCTCCTCTCATTCCACCCGAATGCAATCGTAACAGGGATAGCTTCATCTACGAGCCCCGGTTGCCCAAGAAACCGCCGTGCGAGTGTTCCAAGTGCAAGCAACGGCAGGCGGAGAATTTGAAGGACAACGAACGCCAATGCCCTAGACTCCCTAGCAACGAAAAGAGGTGTCCATGCAGCGAAAAGCCCCGTCCAAAAGCCCGCTCGGAACCCATAAAATCTTGCAAACAGTGCCGAAAACCACCTAGTGAAACCGCTGGCTAG